In one window of Opitutus sp. GAS368 DNA:
- a CDS encoding MATE family efflux transporter: MKTAATASKPTLLAIAWPIFIEQTLRILIGTVDTFMVSHVSDGAVAALGIANQLVVLALICFNFIGIGASVVITHHVGANDRAGAEKIVTTAIAVNTWIGLAASLVAFLFAAPLLRLMQLPEDLMPYAQPFLTLMGGTLFMEAMNTAIGAALRAHGHTRDAMVVTVIQNVLNIALSCVLLFGLFGAPRMGVTGVALASVASRVVASIIFWVLLDRRLKLMLRAGDFFHLQLARIKRILHIGLPAAGEHMSYWVSLMVITSFAARLGGESLATMTYTQNVQRLVILFSIALGLGTEILIGRLIGAGDFDEAYRQVLKSIRTGLLISTGGILLVAVFATPLLGLFSHDATIIAGGVLLLRMSVLYEPGRVFNIVGINALRATGDARFPVQIAACSQWLLSVPLCWLFGLKLGWGLPGIWGAMMFEEWLRGLIMYRRWKRRDWLKYAHRSRDQVSARTLPLIPEA, translated from the coding sequence ATGAAAACCGCCGCCACCGCTTCCAAGCCGACGTTGCTCGCGATCGCGTGGCCGATCTTCATCGAGCAGACGCTGCGCATCCTGATCGGCACGGTGGACACCTTCATGGTCAGCCATGTGTCCGACGGCGCCGTGGCGGCGCTCGGCATCGCCAACCAGCTCGTGGTGCTGGCCCTGATCTGCTTCAACTTCATCGGCATCGGCGCGAGCGTCGTGATCACGCACCACGTCGGGGCCAACGACCGCGCCGGTGCGGAAAAGATCGTGACGACCGCGATCGCGGTGAACACTTGGATCGGCCTGGCCGCCAGTCTCGTGGCCTTCCTGTTCGCCGCCCCGCTCCTGCGGCTCATGCAGCTGCCCGAGGACCTCATGCCCTACGCGCAGCCTTTCCTCACGCTCATGGGCGGCACGCTCTTCATGGAGGCCATGAACACCGCCATCGGCGCCGCCCTGCGTGCCCACGGCCACACGCGCGACGCCATGGTGGTGACCGTCATCCAGAACGTCCTCAATATCGCGCTGAGCTGCGTGCTGCTCTTCGGGTTGTTCGGCGCGCCGCGCATGGGCGTGACCGGCGTGGCGCTGGCCAGCGTGGCGAGCCGCGTGGTCGCCAGCATCATTTTCTGGGTGCTGCTCGACCGCCGGCTCAAGCTCATGCTGCGCGCCGGTGACTTCTTCCACCTGCAGCTGGCCCGCATCAAACGCATCCTGCACATCGGCCTGCCGGCGGCCGGCGAGCACATGAGCTACTGGGTCTCGCTCATGGTCATCACCAGCTTTGCGGCCCGGCTTGGCGGCGAAAGCCTGGCCACCATGACCTACACCCAGAACGTCCAGCGTCTCGTCATCTTGTTCAGCATCGCGCTGGGTCTTGGCACGGAGATCCTGATCGGCCGCCTCATCGGCGCCGGCGATTTCGACGAGGCCTACCGGCAGGTCCTGAAGAGCATCCGCACCGGCCTGCTCATCTCGACCGGTGGCATCCTGCTGGTGGCGGTTTTTGCCACCCCACTGCTTGGCCTGTTTTCCCACGACGCCACGATCATAGCCGGTGGCGTGCTGCTGCTGCGGATGTCCGTCCTCTACGAACCGGGCCGGGTCTTCAACATCGTCGGCATCAACGCGCTCCGGGCGACGGGCGACGCGCGCTTCCCGGTGCAGATCGCCGCGTGTTCCCAATGGCTGCTGAGCGTGCCGCTCTGCTGGCTTTTCGGCCTCAAACTCGGCTGGGGCCTGCCGGGAATCTGGGGCGCCATGATGTTTGAGGAATGGCTGCGCGGGCTGATCATGTATCGGCGGTGGAAGCGCCGGGACTGGCTGAAATACGCGCACCGCAGCCGCGACCAGGTCTCGGCCCGGACGCTGCCGCTAATCCCCGAGGCCTAG